In one window of Opitutus sp. GAS368 DNA:
- a CDS encoding GxxExxY protein: MNPETNVLTELVIGAAIEVHRELGPGLLESAYQRALAHEFTLRKISFEQQKPCPVQYKDLVIDDAYRLDFLVNGLVVVELKAVDALLEVHDAQVLTYLRFTNCHIGLLMNFRSTILTKGLRRLAL; encoded by the coding sequence ATGAATCCAGAAACCAACGTTTTGACCGAGCTTGTGATTGGTGCGGCCATTGAAGTGCACCGGGAACTCGGACCGGGTTTATTGGAGTCGGCTTACCAACGGGCGCTTGCCCATGAATTCACCCTGAGAAAGATATCCTTTGAGCAGCAGAAGCCCTGTCCGGTTCAATATAAGGACTTGGTCATCGACGACGCGTATCGGCTGGATTTCCTCGTCAATGGTCTTGTGGTGGTTGAACTCAAGGCCGTTGATGCGCTGCTCGAGGTGCATGACGCCCAGGTCCTCACCTATCTTAGGTTTACCAACTGCCATATTGGCCTGCTCATGAATTTTCGCTCAACCATCCTGACGAAGGGGCTGCGCCGCCTGGCTCTGTGA